In the genome of Armatimonadota bacterium, one region contains:
- a CDS encoding glutamine--tRNA ligase/YqeY domain fusion protein, translating into MTDHEACPEAVVPTDFIREAVKQDLAEGRFQSVVTRFPPEPNAYLHIGHAKAIWIDYGVAADFGGLFILRFDDTNPLKEEQEFVDAIIEDVKWLGTDFGDRLYFASDYFGRMFDYAVELIRKGKAYVCDLSNEEMRESRGTLNKPGTDSPFRDRSVEENLDLFDRMRAGEFPDGAKTLRAKIDMASPNIVMRDPVMYRIRHAHHHRQGDEWCVYPSYDWAHGLEDSIEGVTHSLCTLEYEIHRPLYDWFLEELGVYRPRQIEFARLNLTYTVMSKRKFVELVKGGHVQGYDDPRLPTLAGLRRRGYTAEAVREFCRRVGVSKADSTNEAYQLEDCLREVLNKSAGRLMGVLNPLKVVLTNYPEEQVEDLEAVNNPEDLDAGTRFVPFAREIYIDRDDFREVPPPKYYRLSPGVEVRLRYGYLIRCESVVKDENGEVVELRCTYDPATRGGNTPDGRKVKATIHWVAAPTAVKAEVRLYDHLFLKPDPNDVAEGDDYLANLNPDSLTVTTAWIEPNVRSAVAGQSFQFERVGYFCVDQDSKPDKLVFNRAVTLRDSWAKIEQAQSAGKP; encoded by the coding sequence ATGACCGACCACGAAGCCTGTCCCGAAGCCGTTGTCCCGACCGATTTCATCCGTGAAGCGGTCAAGCAAGACTTGGCCGAGGGGCGCTTCCAGTCCGTCGTGACCCGGTTCCCGCCGGAACCCAACGCCTATCTCCACATCGGCCACGCCAAGGCCATTTGGATCGATTACGGGGTCGCGGCGGACTTCGGGGGCCTCTTCATCCTTCGGTTCGACGACACGAACCCGCTTAAGGAAGAGCAGGAGTTCGTTGACGCGATCATCGAAGACGTGAAATGGTTGGGGACCGACTTCGGCGACCGGCTCTACTTCGCGTCCGACTATTTCGGCCGGATGTTCGACTATGCGGTCGAACTGATCCGGAAGGGTAAGGCTTACGTGTGCGACCTCTCGAACGAAGAGATGCGGGAGTCGCGGGGAACGCTCAACAAGCCGGGAACGGACAGCCCGTTCCGGGACAGGAGCGTCGAGGAGAACCTGGACCTCTTTGACCGGATGAGGGCCGGCGAGTTTCCTGACGGTGCGAAGACGTTGCGGGCGAAGATCGACATGGCTTCGCCCAACATCGTCATGCGGGATCCGGTCATGTACCGTATCCGCCACGCCCACCATCACAGGCAGGGCGACGAGTGGTGCGTTTACCCGAGCTATGACTGGGCACACGGACTGGAAGACTCGATCGAGGGCGTCACGCACTCCCTCTGCACCCTCGAGTACGAGATCCATCGACCGTTGTACGACTGGTTCCTGGAAGAGCTGGGCGTCTACCGACCGCGCCAGATCGAGTTCGCAAGGCTGAACCTCACGTACACCGTGATGAGCAAGCGCAAGTTCGTCGAACTCGTGAAGGGCGGGCATGTCCAGGGCTACGACGATCCGCGGTTGCCCACGTTGGCCGGCCTCCGCCGACGCGGGTATACGGCGGAAGCCGTGCGTGAGTTCTGCCGTCGGGTCGGCGTCTCGAAGGCGGACTCGACCAACGAGGCCTATCAGCTTGAAGACTGCCTGAGGGAGGTCTTGAACAAGTCGGCCGGTCGTTTGATGGGCGTCTTGAACCCCTTAAAGGTCGTTCTCACGAACTACCCGGAAGAGCAGGTCGAGGACTTAGAAGCGGTCAACAACCCCGAAGACCTGGACGCCGGTACGCGGTTCGTGCCGTTCGCCCGTGAGATCTACATCGACCGCGACGACTTCCGAGAGGTGCCGCCGCCGAAGTACTACCGACTGAGTCCTGGCGTCGAAGTCCGTCTCCGCTACGGTTACCTCATCCGGTGTGAAAGCGTGGTCAAGGACGAGAACGGCGAGGTCGTCGAACTTCGGTGCACCTACGATCCTGCGACCAGGGGAGGCAACACCCCTGACGGCCGCAAGGTCAAAGCTACGATCCACTGGGTCGCGGCACCGACGGCCGTCAAAGCGGAGGTCCGGCTCTATGACCACCTGTTCCTCAAGCCTGATCCGAACGACGTGGCAGAGGGAGACGACTACCTCGCGAACCTCAATCCGGACTCGCTGACCGTAACGACCGCGTGGATCGAACCGAACGTCCGCAGTGCGGTGGCGGGCCAGAGCTTCCAATTCGAGCGCGTCGGTTACTTTTGCGTCGATCAGGATTCGAAACCGGACAAGCTCGTTTTCAACCGGGCGGTCACCTTGCGGGATTCCTGGGCCAAGATCGAACAGGCCCAATCTGCCGGGAAGCCTTGA
- a CDS encoding SIMPL domain-containing protein, with translation MRRSTPLGFLAAVALSLAVVVSAWMLSGAFVQTRSGNVLTVTGSARKAIKSDFIIWRAVVTQRGPNQAAAYQALKPSIDKTLAYLEGKGVKREEMVVSAVSTRKLYAPKAANTGYEGEDTMREIVGYELSQTVEVRSPQVDLVDKTARESTELISQGVPLESLSPQFIYTKIGDVKVEILADAAKDARRRAEEIAKSSGATITGVKSARMSPLQITPIYSNEISSDGINDTSSLDKAVTAIVTMGFNCR, from the coding sequence ATGAGAAGGAGCACTCCGCTCGGATTCTTGGCTGCGGTCGCGTTGTCGCTGGCGGTGGTCGTCAGTGCCTGGATGCTCTCGGGGGCCTTTGTGCAGACGCGTTCGGGAAACGTCCTGACGGTGACGGGCAGCGCCCGAAAGGCGATCAAGAGCGACTTCATCATTTGGCGCGCGGTCGTCACACAGCGGGGCCCGAACCAAGCAGCGGCCTATCAGGCGCTTAAACCGAGTATCGACAAGACGTTGGCGTACCTAGAAGGGAAAGGCGTCAAACGCGAGGAAATGGTGGTCAGCGCGGTCTCGACCCGGAAGCTGTACGCTCCTAAGGCTGCGAACACAGGCTACGAGGGCGAGGACACCATGCGCGAGATCGTCGGCTACGAGCTGAGCCAAACGGTGGAAGTGCGGTCTCCGCAAGTGGACCTCGTGGACAAGACGGCGAGAGAGTCGACGGAACTGATCTCTCAAGGCGTTCCTTTAGAGTCGCTGTCGCCCCAATTCATCTACACGAAGATCGGGGACGTCAAAGTCGAGATCCTGGCCGACGCGGCCAAGGACGCGAGGCGACGGGCGGAGGAGATCGCCAAAAGCAGCGGGGCGACGATCACAGGCGTCAAGTCGGCACGGATGTCTCCCCTCCAGATCACTCCCATCTACTCGAACGAGATCAGCAGCGACGGGATCAACGATACGTCGAGCCTGGACAAAGCCGTCACAGCGATCGTGACCATGGGCTTCAACTGCCGTTAA
- a CDS encoding VanW family protein, whose amino-acid sequence MGARQWARRVVPEAVRIEVVRMKRWPSWITESGTVAKDKGKVESFPFELSRHASPLKRGGSDTDPELQKGKENNVRLAAGAIDRTVVRPGSVFSYHHLVGRPSRSRGFLPGLELHGGQMAAGIGGGCCMVSNMLYLLALRAGCEIVERHRHALDLFPDHGRTVPYGCGATVFYNMADFRFRNDTDQDVMVHMEIVDGRLEGSVLGPKDPGFRVEVYETDHRFRRDGEAWYRENKVWRRFDHPDGGLIREELVAQNVGRCLYDPEQVGD is encoded by the coding sequence GTGGGTGCAAGGCAATGGGCGAGGCGGGTCGTTCCTGAAGCGGTCCGGATCGAAGTCGTCCGCATGAAACGGTGGCCGTCGTGGATCACCGAATCCGGGACGGTCGCCAAGGACAAGGGCAAGGTCGAGTCGTTCCCGTTCGAGCTTTCACGGCACGCGTCCCCCCTGAAGCGAGGGGGTAGCGACACGGACCCAGAGCTACAGAAAGGCAAGGAGAACAACGTCCGACTGGCGGCCGGCGCCATCGACCGGACCGTCGTCCGTCCCGGCTCGGTCTTCTCGTACCACCATTTGGTGGGCCGACCCTCTCGGAGCCGTGGGTTCTTACCCGGACTCGAACTGCACGGCGGCCAGATGGCGGCCGGTATCGGAGGAGGCTGTTGCATGGTGTCGAACATGCTCTACCTGCTCGCCCTGCGGGCCGGTTGTGAGATCGTGGAGCGGCACCGGCACGCCCTGGACCTGTTCCCGGACCATGGCCGGACGGTCCCCTACGGTTGCGGGGCCACGGTCTTTTATAACATGGCGGACTTTCGCTTCCGGAACGACACCGATCAAGACGTCATGGTCCACATGGAGATCGTCGACGGCCGGCTCGAGGGGAGCGTCCTCGGGCCGAAAGACCCCGGGTTCCGGGTCGAGGTCTACGAGACCGACCATCGGTTCCGACGGGACGGCGAGGCCTGGTACCGCGAGAACAAGGTCTGGCGCCGGTTCGACCACCCCGACGGGGGCCTGATCCGGGAGGAACTGGTCGCTCAGAACGTCGGCCGGTGCCTGTACGACCCGGAGCAGGTCGGCGACTAA
- a CDS encoding response regulator encodes MNRILFIDDEERVLEGLRRLVRMHCPEWDVSYATNVDDALIVIAGGLDAVVTDLNMPGKDGLDLLRSVRLDPATSHLPCLVLTGNGDLQAKKEALERGATDFLDKPIDFWELRVRLENAIELKRYQDLVAAQNDLLDARVKETTRDLELSRKNVLLRLALAAEWRDEDTGAHILRVGLLSRLLAEELGFDQEAQERILLASPLHDVGKISLPDRILFKKGPIDPEEREAMKEHCAAGFQILAGDRGGIFSFLGIDEKADNQNELLHCAALIAMTHHERWDGTGYPSGLKGEAIPIEGRIVSVADVYDALRSKRSYKDEFPVERAAEIVQNGAGSHFDPKVVDAMLRRIDDAERALDRFRDPAVSRAVAA; translated from the coding sequence ATGAACAGGATCCTATTCATCGACGACGAAGAGCGGGTGCTCGAAGGCCTCCGCCGGCTCGTCCGGATGCACTGCCCGGAGTGGGACGTCTCTTACGCGACGAACGTGGACGACGCCTTGATCGTGATCGCAGGCGGGCTGGACGCCGTGGTGACGGACTTGAACATGCCGGGCAAGGACGGACTGGACCTCTTGAGGTCGGTCCGGTTGGATCCGGCCACATCGCACCTGCCCTGCCTGGTCCTCACCGGCAACGGTGACCTTCAAGCCAAGAAGGAGGCATTGGAGAGGGGCGCCACAGACTTCCTCGACAAGCCCATCGATTTCTGGGAGCTGAGGGTCCGGCTGGAGAACGCCATCGAGCTCAAACGGTATCAAGACCTTGTGGCGGCACAGAACGACCTCCTCGACGCAAGGGTCAAGGAGACCACCCGGGACTTGGAACTGTCCCGCAAGAACGTGTTGCTCCGCTTGGCCCTGGCGGCAGAGTGGCGGGACGAAGACACCGGAGCCCACATTCTCAGGGTCGGCCTGCTGTCCCGGCTGCTCGCCGAGGAGCTCGGGTTCGACCAGGAGGCGCAGGAACGCATCCTTTTGGCCAGCCCGCTCCACGACGTAGGCAAGATCTCGCTGCCTGACCGGATCCTGTTCAAGAAGGGCCCGATCGATCCCGAGGAGCGCGAGGCCATGAAGGAGCACTGTGCGGCCGGGTTCCAGATCCTTGCGGGCGACCGAGGCGGGATCTTCTCGTTCCTGGGTATCGACGAAAAGGCCGACAACCAGAACGAGCTCCTCCATTGCGCGGCGCTCATCGCGATGACCCACCACGAGCGTTGGGACGGGACGGGATATCCGTCGGGACTGAAGGGCGAGGCGATCCCGATCGAGGGCAGGATCGTCTCCGTCGCCGACGTCTATGACGCGCTCCGCTCCAAGCGGTCGTACAAAGACGAATTTCCGGTCGAGCGTGCTGCAGAGATCGTTCAGAACGGTGCAGGGTCGCATTTCGACCCGAAGGTCGTAGACGCCATGTTGAGGAGGATCGACGATGCCGAAAGGGCGCTCGATCGTTTTCGCGATCCCGCCGTATCCCGGGCGGTCGCCGCTTAG
- a CDS encoding PAS domain S-box protein: MTALRRTIRLHEAFLQKNYRAVDGLFLWLMGLQYVAAVVAALTLTPTTWSGTQRVVHPHVWSALVLGGVITAPAVVMILVRSGSKATQYTIAVCQMLMSSLLVHLSGGRIETHFHIFGSLAFLAFYRDWKILIPATIVTAGDHVLRGLYFPMSVYGVPTDAEFRFLEHTGWVLFEDVFLFLACRTTSAEAWTMAERQAALEETNELVEQAVSRRTEELVETVLGKSAVFESALDGIFVFGPAGQVIEANGAAIGMFGLSEADLDGLTFEQIWAESSLSELEGRAGRTGSLAWASGRHLELVARKSTGDVFPVELAVAKIGGRGEAQYAAVLRDLSERTRLQARVLQATKMESLGQLAVGVAHEINTPNQYIGDNLTYVAESFDRIADYVRICRDLEVVGSEDEFRSVQERIVGAARKGDVSYSLDEIPAALSQAQEGVARVGQIVKAMKEFAHPGTPDLTATDVNKVVQNAIAVTRNEWKYVSQMSDDLQPDVPIVQGHPGELGQAVLNLIVNAAHAIKEKFDGRPDGHITVRTRSDGHAVVIEVADNGTGIPAAVRPKIFDPFSTTKGVGIGTGQGLSVAHSIVVKHGGELSFETEEGAGTCFRVSLPIVRQDKEQAA; encoded by the coding sequence TTGACCGCGCTCCGACGCACGATCCGGCTCCACGAGGCCTTCCTCCAAAAGAACTATAGGGCCGTCGACGGACTTTTCCTCTGGCTCATGGGGCTGCAATACGTTGCGGCGGTCGTAGCCGCACTCACCTTGACCCCGACGACCTGGAGCGGGACCCAAAGGGTCGTCCACCCCCACGTCTGGTCGGCGCTCGTCCTCGGGGGCGTGATCACGGCCCCGGCCGTCGTCATGATCCTTGTCCGAAGCGGCTCCAAGGCGACCCAGTACACGATCGCGGTCTGCCAGATGCTGATGTCTTCGCTCCTCGTCCACTTGAGCGGCGGCCGCATCGAAACGCACTTCCACATCTTCGGATCGTTGGCGTTTCTGGCCTTCTATCGGGACTGGAAGATCTTGATCCCGGCGACCATCGTCACGGCAGGCGACCACGTGCTCAGGGGGCTCTACTTCCCCATGAGCGTCTACGGCGTCCCCACGGACGCCGAATTCCGGTTCTTGGAACATACGGGTTGGGTGCTGTTCGAGGACGTCTTCCTCTTCCTCGCGTGTCGGACGACGAGCGCCGAAGCTTGGACGATGGCGGAACGTCAGGCCGCTCTCGAAGAGACGAACGAACTCGTCGAGCAGGCGGTCAGTCGACGGACCGAAGAGCTGGTCGAGACGGTGCTCGGCAAGTCGGCCGTCTTCGAATCCGCCTTAGACGGCATCTTTGTCTTTGGGCCTGCCGGGCAGGTGATCGAAGCGAACGGAGCGGCCATCGGCATGTTCGGCCTGTCCGAAGCCGACCTCGATGGACTCACGTTCGAACAGATCTGGGCCGAATCGAGCCTGAGTGAACTTGAGGGCCGTGCGGGACGGACCGGATCCCTCGCTTGGGCCAGTGGTCGCCACTTGGAGCTTGTCGCGCGAAAGTCCACGGGTGACGTGTTCCCGGTGGAACTGGCCGTCGCCAAGATCGGCGGAAGGGGCGAAGCCCAGTATGCGGCGGTTCTCAGGGACCTCAGCGAACGGACGCGCCTTCAAGCACGGGTCCTTCAAGCGACGAAAATGGAGAGCCTCGGGCAGCTCGCCGTCGGAGTCGCCCATGAGATCAACACCCCGAACCAGTACATCGGCGACAACCTCACTTACGTCGCCGAGTCTTTCGACCGGATCGCCGACTACGTCAGGATTTGCCGGGACTTGGAGGTCGTCGGGTCCGAGGACGAGTTCCGGTCCGTCCAAGAGCGGATCGTGGGGGCGGCACGCAAGGGCGACGTCTCGTATTCTCTGGACGAAATCCCGGCCGCCCTGTCACAAGCCCAAGAGGGCGTGGCAAGGGTCGGTCAGATCGTCAAGGCGATGAAGGAGTTCGCCCATCCCGGGACGCCCGACTTGACCGCTACGGACGTCAACAAAGTCGTCCAAAACGCGATCGCAGTGACCCGTAACGAATGGAAGTACGTGTCCCAGATGTCGGACGACCTTCAGCCGGACGTCCCGATCGTACAGGGCCATCCCGGTGAACTCGGCCAGGCCGTCCTGAACCTGATCGTCAACGCCGCGCACGCGATCAAGGAGAAGTTCGACGGGCGGCCCGACGGTCACATTACGGTCCGGACGCGGTCCGACGGCCACGCCGTCGTCATCGAAGTCGCGGACAACGGTACCGGCATCCCGGCCGCTGTGCGCCCTAAAATTTTCGACCCGTTCTCTACGACCAAAGGCGTCGGGATCGGTACCGGTCAAGGGTTGAGCGTGGCCCATAGCATCGTCGTCAAGCACGGGGGCGAGCTTTCGTTCGAGACCGAAGAAGGGGCAGGGACGTGTTTCCGCGTCTCGCTCCCGATCGTACGACAGGACAAGGAGCAAGCAGCATGA